In the genome of Maridesulfovibrio zosterae DSM 11974, the window TAAATTCATTCTGATATTAATTCATAAAAAAAGCCGCATCCTCAGGGAGAATGCGGCTTAATATTGCGTCAGATACACTTCTCCCTAGGTATTGCTTTCACGCCACCACCAAGAAGCACGATCTGCAAGCAGATCCATATCACCCGCTGCTGCGAGGGACAGAAAAGAACGGAAAAGACGGATAGCTTCGAGGCTGTACTGATTAGCATCAGAAATAGTCACGAAAAGATCACTGTCCTGAGTTACCATCTTACGTGCAGACTCAAGCCTGCGCTTAAAAGACGGAGTTACAAATTTATCAATATTGGAAATTTCTCTGGAGCAAGCCAGAAAAGCAATTGTAGAACTGAAATTAAGAGCCTGAATCATAGCCATAGCCTTGTCATGCTCTTCCACTGTGGATTCAAAAGCACCGAAATCAAGTCGTTCAAAAAAATCTTTCACGGCCAGAAGTGCAGGCTTATCCTCTTCACGTTCAGTAACAAGCGCTACCGTTGGGTTAAAATCAGTAGGAATTACAGGGCC includes:
- a CDS encoding prephenate dehydrogenase → MECGFNKIHSIAVIGSRGQMGGFLALKAERAGLLVHRFDQPLDEAEMARQLPHTDFVLLCIPVTVMDEVLPLVIPHMKEGAILSDVGSVKGRPLQQMLRVYDGPVVGTHPLFGPVIPTDFNPTVALVTEREEDKPALLAVKDFFERLDFGAFESTVEEHDKAMAMIQALNFSSTIAFLACSREISNIDKFVTPSFKRRLESARKMVTQDSDLFVTISDANQYSLEAIRLFRSFLSLAAAGDMDLLADRASWWWRESNT